Proteins from a genomic interval of Rosa chinensis cultivar Old Blush chromosome 2, RchiOBHm-V2, whole genome shotgun sequence:
- the LOC112189032 gene encoding sigma factor binding protein 2, chloroplastic, with protein sequence MDDINSNLVGGSCSSGQMKHQTQSQAKTRSSSCKSKKKPIKVVYISNPMKITTSASEFRALVQQLTGQDADDLPDLHRTSNNHLITPMVSSRRQPESSNSNTTTQYYDDHDEHHQHLYDDVDGLFVPEMLDSFVPAVKGFL encoded by the coding sequence ATGGATGATATTAATAGTAACCTAGTTGGTGGTAGTTGTAGCAGTGGACAGATGAAGCATCAAACTCAAAGTCAAGCAAAGACGAGAAGCTCCAGCTGCAAATCCAAGAAGAAGCCGATCAAAGTGGTTTACATATCAAACCCGATGAAGATTACAACGAGCGCCTCCGAATTCAGGGCTTTGGTTCAGCAGCTCACCGGCCAAGATGCTGACGACCTGCCAGATCTCCATCGTACTAGCAACAACCACCTCATCACACCAATGGTCAGCAGCAGGCGGCAGCCAGAAAGTTCAAACTCAAATACCACCACCCAATATTATGATGATCATGATGAGCATCACCAGCACTTGTATGACGACGTCGATGGTCTTTTTGTGCCTGAAATGCTTGATAGCTTTGTGCCTGCCGTCAAgggttttctttga
- the LOC112184273 gene encoding uncharacterized protein LOC112184273 has translation MERVLESLDCLAARRVPLAIDLLDGDAWLWWQGTRNMGFDPTTMTWEEFKAKFSNRYYNQATQHRLRFDFMQLKQTEEMTVLQYEERFIALSQFAPELVATEKLKVDQFINGLLPIYQDWFAPHDYLTFKLVVEAAMRCEARYVDGSRPLEISGPSQGPSKRIASSSGSASSSGSRPSSSDSSSRQRFRGRFRRPGQTGMRQSRGGTASSSGGFGRQLIPRDYPQCATCGRHHAGQCQAGVGTCYQCGQWGHYRRECPQLTQGVLTTTSQSVGQTPVGAASTGSYGSLSGRSSTQPGR, from the coding sequence ATGGAGAGAGTACTTGAATCCTTGGATTGTCTAGCTGCTAGGAGGGTTCCTTTGGCTATTGACCTCTTAGACGGGGatgcatggctttggtggcaggGTACCAGGAATATGGGTTTTGACCCAACTACCATGACTTGGGAAGAGTTCAAAGCGAAGTTCTCAAATCGGTACTATAATCAGGCCACCCAGCATCGTCTCCGATTTGATTTCATGCAGTTGAAACAGACTGAAGAGATGACTGTGTTGCAGTATGAGGAGCGTTTCATTGCTTTATCTCAGTTTGCCCCTGAGTTGGTGGCTACAGAAAAGTTGAAGGTTGATCAGTTTATCAATGGCCTCCTACCTATATATCAAGATTGGTTCGCGCCTCATGATTATCTGACTTTTAAATTAGTTGTGGAGGCTGCTATGAGGTGTGAGGCAAGATATGTAGACGGTTCCCGACCTTTGGAGATTAGCGGTCCCAGTCAGGGGCCATCCAAGAGAATTGCCTCAAGTTCGGGTTCTGCATCGTCATCAGGCAGTAGACCGAGCAGTTCAGATTCTAGCTCTCGTCAGCGCTTCAGGGGACGCTTCAGGAGGCCTGGGCAGACAGGTATGAGACAGTCCAGGGGTGGTACTGCTAGTTCCAGTGGAGGCTTTGGTAGACAGTTGATTCCGAGAGACTATCCCCAGTGTGCTACTTGTGGTAGACACCATGCAGGCCAGTGTCAGGCAGGTGTGGGGACTTGTTACCAGTGTGGCCAGTGGGGTCACTACAGGAGAGAATGCCCTCAGTTGACCCAGGGAGTCCTCACTACGACTAGTCAGAGTGTGGGTCAGACCCCCGTGGGTGCTGCTAGTACAGGTTCTTATGGCAGTTTGTCAGGCAGGAGCAGCACTCAGCCGGGTCGTTGA